The Gloeomargarita lithophora Alchichica-D10 genomic sequence ATTTCGTGCCTTTGCCCTCAAAGGTAACGTTGTGGATTTAGCCGTGGCGGTCATTATTGGGGGTGCCTTTGGCAAAATCATCACCTCCTTTGTGGCTGATGTGGTGATGCCTTTGGTAAACCCTTTGATCCCTGGCGGTGACTGGCGTGCCCTAACCATCGGATCAGGGGTAAAAATCGGCAATTTCTTGGGGGCGATTGTGGATTTTGTCGTGGTGGCAGTGGTGTTATTTGCGGTAATACGGTTGCTATTAACTCGTAAATCTCCTGAGTCAACCACTGTGCCATCTGAACCCACCACAGAAGAACGTTTGGTGCTGGCAATTGAACGGTTAAATGAGCATTTAGACCACTCGCAAAATCTTGGAGTGAACTTGATTGAAAATGAGCAATTGACCGGGGATAATTGAGATATATAGCAATCCTAATTCAATTCTGAACAGCGGTCTCAGGAGCACCGCCCCCGTCCCTGGTTCTGTGGAATTTCTGTATGCCTACGGCACGCAGGCTAACGCCAATCGTGTCATATTGCTATAAATTCCTCTCCATCCATGAAAACCGATAATTTATTCTATAGCTAAACACGTAAAGGTTGACATAATAACATGGGTCGCAGGGCACCGCCCCGCATTGGTTTTCCGAAATCTTGAGACGACAACCTTACTCTACTTAGCTATACAAACTATTTCAAATTGAGCCATCCTTAGTATTTGATTTGATGGGATTACCTTCGCCTTCTGTTACCTATCAATTTCAGTCCCTAGAACTCAAGGAATTTAGCTTCCGAATGGATGGTTTATTCGTCCCAAGTCCACCTGATGTCAAGTTACCATTGATATTAATTGAAGCCCAGATGCAACCCGATGAGCGGCTCTACACCAGGATACAAAATGAATTATCTACCTATATCCATCAATATCAACCGTCCAATCCAGTAGTCGTGTTGGTCATTTATCCTGAACGAACGATAGAACGGGTAATTGCAAATCTGAGTAATTATTTAGCGTATTGGGGCGTGCATCGGATTTATTTAGCGGAAATCCCGGCGCAACAATCCTTGGGCGGTGATTTACTCCGGTTGATGGTGTTGCCACCGGCGCAGGTGGTCGCTGTGGGGCAAGATTTACTGAGACGCATCCGCCAAGATGATGCCCCCGAAGACTATGTAGAATGGGTGGTAGAAACCCTAGTCAGGCGATTTCCCCAGAGCGCAAGGAGCAAAATCATGGAAATGTTGGGCTTGGTAGAGTTGAAACAAACCCGCTTTTATCAAGAGGTTTATGGTGAAGGAAAAGCAGAAGGTAAGGCAGAGGGAAAAGTTGAAGGAAAAGCCGAAGGCAAAGCTGAAGGGCAACAACAAGGGGAAGCGACCCTACTCCTGCGTCAGCTAAGCCGTAAGTTTGGTTCCCTCACGCCTGCCCAGACCCAAACCATCGCCTCCCTTCCCACAACGCAACTGGAATCCTTGGGTGAAGCTCTGCTCGGTTTTACGGTTCAGGGTGATTTAGACGACTGGTTAGAGTCTTTTCCTACCGGCTAACTCGGTAACTATGATAGGGGCAAGTCATCAAGGGGTAACGGTCATGGTCAAAAAGCACATCGCTGGATGGATGCTGGTTGCGTAGTGGCACTACCGGTGGGGGCGGTGGTACAGTCCCCACAACCGGTACAAGCGCAAATTATGCGTGGAAATTTAGTGGAAATACAACTAACGGCTCAAATGGAGTTAAAATCATAAATATCCACCTATTAAATAATGGAAGTAATGATTAGAGAGCTAAATGTTGTAATTGAAAGAGACTTAGATGGCTTTTTTGTGGCTTCTGTACCTAGTTTGAGAGGATGTCACACACAAGCAAAATCTCTGGATATTTTGATAGATAGGATACAAGAAGCAGCCTTACTTTGCATCGAATTTGAAGATTTGCAAGGTGAAAAACTTGAATTTGTAGGTATTCAGAAGATTACCTTAGAGGTATGACTAAGTTACCATCCTTAACTGGAGAACAATTAATTAGGGTATTGAAGAAAGTTGGTTTCACAATTGCTAGGATCAAGGGGAGTCATCACATTCTTATTCATGTTGATGGTAGGCGAACAGTTGTGCCAGTCCATTCTGGAGAAGATATTGGAATCGGATTACTTTCTCAAATCCTACGAGACTGCAATATGACAAAAGACGAAGTTAGAAATCTGCTCTAGGAAAATAGCGCATAACAAATCATTACACCCGACCGTATGTTAAAACATCCCTATCATCCAAAATCAGTGACGGCGGGCGAGCTTAGCCGTCAGGCGATTTCCCCAGAGCGCAAGGAGCAAAATCATGGAAATGTTGGGCTTGGTGGAGTTGAAACAAACCCGTTTTTATCAGGAAGTTTTTAGTGAAGGTAAGGCGGAGGGACAAAAAGTAATCGCCCGCAATCTGTTGAAAGCTAATTTCTCTCCTGAGCAGGTCGCCCAACTCACTGGCCTCTCCTTGGTCGAGGTACAGCAGTTAAATTCATTGTTAGATTCATAGCCCACCCCGAATCTATGCCCTAAGGTAGAGACAAGTCATCAAGGGGGGAACCTGATGGTGTCAAGTAAAATACAAATTCCTTGCCATCCATGAAAACCGATAATTTATTCTACAAACTATTTCAAATTGAGNNNNNNNNNNNNNNNNNNNNNNNNNNNNNNNNNNNNNNNNNNNNNNNNNNNNNNNNNNNNNNNNNNNNNNNNNNNNNNNNNNNNNNNNNNNNNNNNNNNNNNNNNNNNNNNNNNNNNNNNNNNNNNNNNNNNNNNNNNNNNNNNNNNNNNNNNNNNNNNNNNNNNNNNNNNNNNNNNNNNNNNNNNNNNNNNNNNNNNNNNNNNNNNNNNNNNNNNNNNNNNNNNNNNNNNNNNNNNNNNNNNNNNNNNNNNNNNNNNNNNNNNNNNNNNNNNNNNNNNNNNNNNNNNNNNNNNNNNNNNNNNNNNNNNNNNNNNNNNNNNNNNNNNNNNNNNNNNNNNNNNNNNNNNNNNNNNNNNNNNNNNNNNNNNNNNNNNNNNNNNNNNNNNNNNNNNNNNNNNNNNNNNNNNNNNNNNNNNNNNNNNNNNNNNNNNNNNNNNNNNNNNNNNNNNNNNNNNNNNNNNNNNNNNNNNNNNNNNNNNNNNNNNNNNNNNNNNNNNNNNNNNNNNCCAGCGCAACAATCCTTGGGCGGTGATTTACTCCGGTTGATGGTGTTGCCACCGGCGCAGGTGGTCGCTGTGGGGCAAGATTTACTGAGACGTATCCGCCAGGATGGTACCCCCGATGACTATGTAGAATGGGTGGTAGAAACCTTAGTCAGGCGATTTCCCCGGAGTACAAGGAGCAAAATCATGGAAATGTTGAGCTTGGTGGAGTTGAAACAAACCCGCTTTTATCAAGAGGTGTATCAGGAAGGTACGCAAGCGGGGGAGGCTAAGGGACGGCAAGAGGGGGAGGCTAAGGGACGGCAAGAGGGGGAAATTCAGGGGAGACGCACCGAGGGGATGACTTTAATTGTCCGTTTGCTTCAACGCAAGGTCGGCAGTCTAACCCCGGCGCAAGTCAAACACATCCAATCCCTATCTCTGGAGCAACTGGAATCCTTGGGTGAAGCTCTGCTCGATTTTACGGTTCAGGGTGATTTAGACGACTGGTTAGAGTCTTTTCCTACCGGCTAACTCGGTAACTACAATAGAGACAAGTCATCAAGGGGGGAACCTGATGGTGTCAAGTAAAATACAAATTCCTTGCCATCCATGAAAACCGATAATTTATTCTACAAACTATTTCAAATCGAANNNNNNNNNNNNNNNNNNNNNNNNNNNNNNNNNNNNNNNNNNNNNNNNNNNNNNNNNNNNNNNNNNNNNNNNNNNNNNNNNNNNNNNNNNNNNNNNNNNNNNNNNNNNNNNNNNNNNNNNNNNNNNNNNNNNNNNNNNNNNNNNNNNNNNNNNNNNNNNNNNNNNNNNNNNNNNNNNNNNNNNNNNNNNNNNNNNNNNNNNNNNNNNNNNNNNNNNNNNNNNNNNNNNNNNNNNNNNNNNNNNNNNNNNNNNNNNNNNNNNNNNNNNNNNNNNNNNNNNNNNNNNNNNNNNNNNNNNNNNNNNNNNNNNNNNNNNNNNNNNNNNNNNNNNNNNNNNNNNNNNNNNNNNNNNNNNNNNNNNNNNNNNNNNNNNNNNNNNNNNNNNNNNNNNNNNNNNNNNNNNNNNNNNNNNNNNNNNNNNNNNNNNNNNNNNNNNNNNNNNNNNNNNNNNNNNNNNNNNNNNNNNNNNNNNNNNNNNNNNNNNNNNNNNNNNNNNNNNNNNNNNNNNNNNNNNNNNNNNNNNNNNNNNNNNNNNNNNNNNNNNNNNNNNNNNNNNNNNNNNNNNNNNNNNNNNNNNNNNNNNNNNNNNNNNNNNNNNNNNNNNNNNNNNNNNNNNNNNNNNNNNNNNNNNNNNNNNNNNNNNNNNNNNNNNNNNNNNNNNNNNNNNNNNNNNNNNNNNNNNNNNNNNNNNNNNNNNNNNNNNNNNNNNNNNNNNNNNNNNNNNNNNNNNNNNNNNNNNNNNNNNNNNNNNNNNNNNNNNNNNNNNNNNNNNNNNNNNNNNNNNNNNNNNNNNNNNNNNNNNNNNNNNNNNNNNNNNNNNNNNNNNNNNNNNNNNNNNNNNNNNNNNNNNNNNNNNNNNNNNNNNNNNNNNNNNNNNNNNNNNNNNNNNNNNNNNNNNNNNNNNNNNNNNNNNNNNNNNNNNNCCCAGCGGAACAATCCTTGGGGGGTGATTTACTCCGGTTGATGGTGTTACCTCCGGTGCAAGTAGTGGCTGTGGGGCAAGAGTTACTGAGACGTATCCGCCAGGATGGTGCCCCCGATGACTATGTAGAATGGGTGGTAGAAACCTTAGTCAGGCGGTTCCCCCGGAGTACAAGGAGCAAAATCATGGAAATGTTGGGCTTGGTGGAGTTGAAACAAACCCGCTTCTATCAAGAGGTGTATCAGGAAGGTACGCAAGCGGGGGAGGCTAAGGGACGGCAAGAGGGGGAAATGCAGGGAAGACACACCGAGGGGATGACCTTAATTGTCCGTCTGCTTCAACGCAAGGTCGGCAGTCTAACCCCGGCGCAAGTCAAACACATCCAATCCCTATCCCTGGAGCAACTGGAATCCTTGGGTGAAGCTCTGCTCGATTTTACGGTTCAGGGTGATTTAGACGACTGGTTAGAGTCTTTTTCCACCGGCTAACTCGGTAACTATGATAGGGACAAGTCATCAAGGGGTAACGGTCATGCTCAAAAAGCACATCGCTGGTTGGATGCTGGTCGCCGGTTGCGTGGTGGTACTGCCGGTGGGGGTGGTGGTCAATCAACCCCAGCCCGTGTTGGCGCAATCATCGGCATTGGAAGAAGCCAAGCGACTGAATCAGTTGGGATTAAAACAACTTGAACAAGCCCAATACCCTCAAGCCTTGGAATCATTTCAGCACAGTTTGGCGATCCGAGAGCAAGCCCTGGGTGCCAACCACCCCTCTGTGGCGACTTCCCTCAACAACTTGGCGGCGTTGTACCGAGCGCAAGGCCAATATGCCAAGGCGGAACCCCTGTACCAACGCAGTTTGGCTATCTATGAACAAGCCCTGGGTGCCAACCACCCGGATGTGGCGACTTCCCTCAACAATTTGGCGTTTCTGTATAGCAATCAAGGCCAATATGCCAAAGCGAAACCCCTGTACCAGCGCAGTTTGGCGATCTACGAGCAAGCCTTGGGTGCCAACCACCCGGATGTGGCCACCTCCCTCAACAACTTGGCGGGGTTGTACGACAATCAAGGCCAATATGCCAAGGCGGAACCCCTGTACCAGCGCAGTTTGGCGATCCGAGAAAAAGCCTTGGGAGCCAACCACCCGGATGTGGCGGCTATCCTCAACAACTTGGCGGCGTTGTACCAAGTGCAAGGCGAATATGCCAAAGCGGAACCCCTGTACCAACGCAGTTTGGCAATCTTTGAGCCAGCCCTGGGTGCCAACCACCCGGATGTGGCGGCTATCCTCAACAACTTGGCGGCGTTGTACCGAGCGCAAGGCCAATATGCCAAGGCGGAACCCCTGTACCAGCGCAGTTTGGCGATAAGCGAAAAAGCCTTGGGAGCCAACCACCCGGATGTGGCTCTATCACTCAACAATTTGGCGGCGTTGTACCGAGCGCAAGGCCAATATGCTAAGGCGGAACCCCCGCTCCATCGCAGTTTGGCGATCTTTGAGCAAGCCCTGGGAGCCAACCACCCGGATGTGGCTCTATCCCTCAACAATTTGGCGGCGTTGTATGACAATCAAGGTCAATATGCCAAGGCGGAACCCCTGTACCAGCACAGTTTGGCCATCCGAGAAAAAGCCCTGGGAGCCAACCACCCGGATGTGGCGGCTTCCCTCAACAATTTGGCGGCGTTGTATGCCAAACAAGGCCAGTATGCCAAAGCGGAACCCCTGTACCAGCGCAGTTTGGCGATCCTTGAGCCAGCCCTGGGAGCCAACCACCCGGATGTGGCTCTATCCCTCAACAACTTGGCGGGGTTGTACCGAGCGCAAGGCCAGTATGCCAAAGCGGAACCCCTGTACCAGCGCAGTTTGGCGATCCGAGAAAAAACCCTGGGTGCCAACCACCCGGATGTGGCTCTATCCCTCAACAACTTGGCGGGGTTGTATGACAATCAAGGTCAATATGCCAAGGCGGAACCCCATTACCAGCGCGGTTTGGCGATCTACGAGCAAGCCCTGGGTGCCAACCACCCGGATGTGGCTCTATCCCTCAACAACTTGGCGGGGTTGTACCGAGCGCAAGGCCAGTATGCCAAAGCGGAACCCCTGTTCCAGCGCAGTTTGGCGATCTACGAGCAAGCCCTGGGTGCCAACCACCCGGATGTGGCCACCTCCCTCAACAACTTGGCGGGGTTGTATTGGGCACAAGACAAAATCGAACCAGCCTTGCCCCGCCTCATCCGGGGGTTAGATATTGAGGAAATCAATCTGGCGCAAAATCTGGTCACCGGCTCGGAAGAGGACAAACGTGCCTACCTCAAAACCTTTTCCGGCACCACTGATGCCGCCATCTCCTTCCACCTGCAATTTGCTCCCACCAACTCCCAGGCGACCCGTCTCTCCCTGACCACCATTTTGCGCCGTAAGGGGCGGTTGCTTGACACCCTCGGCCAGTCCCTCGCCCGTCTGCGCCAACAACTCAGCCCTGCTGACCAGGAACGGCTCACCCGCCTGTCCGCCCTCCGCACCCAGGTCGCCCAAATCGCCTTCAACCCCAACCCCACCGACCAACAACGCCAGCAGTTTCAACTATTCAACACCCAGGCGGAACAAATTGAAACCGAACTCAGCCGCAGTAGTGCCGCCTTCGCCCAAACCACCCAACCCGTCACCCTGGAGGCCGTCCAAAAAGCGATCCCTGCCAACGCCGCTTTGATTGAATTTATCCAGTATCAACCCTTCAACCCCAAAGCTCCCCCAGATAAACGCTGGGGCTCCCCCCGCTATGCCGTTTACACCCTCGGCTCCACCGGTGAACCCCGCTGGGTGGATTTGGGAACGGCCAGTGAAATTGATGCCCTGATTGCCCAGTACCGCACCGCCACCCTCGACCCCCGCCGACCGATTAGCGAAGCCCAAGCCGCCGCCCGCACCTTGGATACCAAAATCATGGCTCCCGTGCGCCAACTGGTGGGTAATGTCACCCATCTGCTCATTGCCCCCGACGGCCAACTCAACCTGGTTTCCTTTGCCGCTTTGGTGGATGAAAAAACCCAATATCTCATCGAAAAATATCAAATCACCTACCTCACATCGGGGCGGGATTTGTTGCGCTTGCANNNNNNNNNNNNNNNNNNNNNNNNNNNNNNNNNNNNNNNNNNNNNNNNNNNNNNNNNNNNNNNNNNNNNNNNNNNNNNNNNNNNNNNNNNNNNNNNNNNNNNNNNNNNNNNNNNNNNNNNNNNNNNNNNNNNNNNNNNNNNNNNNNNNNNNNNNNNNNNNNNNNNNNNNNNNNNNNNNNNNNNNNNNNNNNNNNNNNNNNNNNNNNNNNNNNNNNNNNNNNNNNNNNNNNNNNNNNNNNNNNNNNNNNNNNNNNNNNNNNNNNNNNNNNNNNNNNNNNNNNNNNNNNNNNNNNNNNNNNNNNNNNNNNNNNNNNNNNNNNNNNNNNNNNNNNNNNNNNNNNNNNNNNNNNNNGACCACACCCCCCAAAGCCAATCCCCCCTTGATTGTCGCCAACCCTACCTTTGACCAACCCGGCACCACTACCCAAATCGCCAGTGCCGAGCGAGGCAATACCCGTTCCATAGATTTAGCTACCTTGAAATTTGGTCCCCTACCCGCCACCGCTATCGAGGGGGATACGATTGCCAAACTATTACCCAATAGCCGTTTATTCACCCAAGCCCAGGCCACTGAAACGGTGATCAAAACCAACACCAACCCCCGCATTTTGCACCTGGCAACCCACGGATTTTTCTTAAAATCTGCCCCCACAACCCAGGCGAAAGATGGCAGTAGTAATTTACCAAATGAAAACCCCCTACTGCGCTCTGGGTTGGCCTTTTCCGGGTTTAATATGCGGCAAGGGGGCGGTGATGATGGAGTATTAACGGCGTTAGAAATCACCGGGATGGACTTGCGGGGAACGCAGTTGGTGGTGCTGTCCGCCTGTGAGACTGGTTTGGGCGATGTGCAAAGTGGGGAAGGGGTGTATGGGTTGCGGCGGGCATTTACTTTGGCGGGGGCGCAGGCGCAGGTGATGACCCTGTGGCGGGTGGATGACAATGCCACCAAGGATTTGATGGTGAATTATTATCAACGTTTGAATAAGGGGGAAGGGCGGGGGGATGCCCTCCGGCAAACCCAACTTGCTATGCTCAAAAGCCAAAATTATGCCCATCCCAAATTCTGGTCGGGGATGATTCCCGCCGGGGATTGGCGGGGGATG encodes the following:
- a CDS encoding type II toxin-antitoxin system HicA family toxin, whose product is MTKLPSLTGEQLIRVLKKVGFTIARIKGSHHILIHVDGRRTVVPVHSGEDIGIGLLSQILRDCNMTKDEVRNLL
- a CDS encoding DUF2887 domain-containing protein; translation: MGLPSPSVTYQFQSLELKEFSFRMDGLFVPSPPDVKLPLILIEAQMQPDERLYTRIQNELSTYIHQYQPSNPVVVLVIYPERTIERVIANLSNYLAYWGVHRIYLAEIPAQQSLGGDLLRLMVLPPAQVVAVGQDLLRRIRQDDAPEDYVEWVVETLVRRFPQSARSKIMEMLGLVELKQTRFYQEVYGEGKAEGKAEGKVEGKAEGKAEGQQQGEATLLLRQLSRKFGSLTPAQTQTIASLPTTQLESLGEALLGFTVQGDLDDWLESFPTG
- the mscL gene encoding large conductance mechanosensitive channel protein MscL, encoding MVRKRTRPRTIHFWQEFRAFALKGNVVDLAVAVIIGGAFGKIITSFVADVVMPLVNPLIPGGDWRALTIGSGVKIGNFLGAIVDFVVVAVVLFAVIRLLLTRKSPESTTVPSEPTTEERLVLAIERLNEHLDHSQNLGVNLIENEQLTGDN
- a CDS encoding DUF4351 domain-containing protein yields the protein PAQQSLGGDLLRLMVLPPAQVVAVGQDLLRRIRQDGTPDDYVEWVVETLVRRFPRSTRSKIMEMLSLVELKQTRFYQEVYQEGTQAGEAKGRQEGEAKGRQEGEIQGRRTEGMTLIVRLLQRKVGSLTPAQVKHIQSLSLEQLESLGEALLDFTVQGDLDDWLESFPTG
- a CDS encoding type II toxin-antitoxin system HicB family antitoxin gives rise to the protein MEVMIRELNVVIERDLDGFFVASVPSLRGCHTQAKSLDILIDRIQEAALLCIEFEDLQGEKLEFVGIQKITLEV
- a CDS encoding tetratricopeptide repeat protein, yielding MLKKHIAGWMLVAGCVVVLPVGVVVNQPQPVLAQSSALEEAKRLNQLGLKQLEQAQYPQALESFQHSLAIREQALGANHPSVATSLNNLAALYRAQGQYAKAEPLYQRSLAIYEQALGANHPDVATSLNNLAFLYSNQGQYAKAKPLYQRSLAIYEQALGANHPDVATSLNNLAGLYDNQGQYAKAEPLYQRSLAIREKALGANHPDVAAILNNLAALYQVQGEYAKAEPLYQRSLAIFEPALGANHPDVAAILNNLAALYRAQGQYAKAEPLYQRSLAISEKALGANHPDVALSLNNLAALYRAQGQYAKAEPPLHRSLAIFEQALGANHPDVALSLNNLAALYDNQGQYAKAEPLYQHSLAIREKALGANHPDVAASLNNLAALYAKQGQYAKAEPLYQRSLAILEPALGANHPDVALSLNNLAGLYRAQGQYAKAEPLYQRSLAIREKTLGANHPDVALSLNNLAGLYDNQGQYAKAEPHYQRGLAIYEQALGANHPDVALSLNNLAGLYRAQGQYAKAEPLFQRSLAIYEQALGANHPDVATSLNNLAGLYWAQDKIEPALPRLIRGLDIEEINLAQNLVTGSEEDKRAYLKTFSGTTDAAISFHLQFAPTNSQATRLSLTTILRRKGRLLDTLGQSLARLRQQLSPADQERLTRLSALRTQVAQIAFNPNPTDQQRQQFQLFNTQAEQIETELSRSSAAFAQTTQPVTLEAVQKAIPANAALIEFIQYQPFNPKAPPDKRWGSPRYAVYTLGSTGEPRWVDLGTASEIDALIAQYRTATLDPRRPISEAQAAARTLDTKIMAPVRQLVGNVTHLLIAPDGQLNLVSFAALVDEKTQYLIEKYQITYLTSGRDLLRL
- a CDS encoding CHAT domain-containing protein, which translates into the protein TTPPKANPPLIVANPTFDQPGTTTQIASAERGNTRSIDLATLKFGPLPATAIEGDTIAKLLPNSRLFTQAQATETVIKTNTNPRILHLATHGFFLKSAPTTQAKDGSSNLPNENPLLRSGLAFSGFNMRQGGGDDGVLTALEITGMDLRGTQLVVLSACETGLGDVQSGEGVYGLRRAFTLAGAQAQVMTLWRVDDNATKDLMVNYYQRLNKGEGRGDALRQTQLAMLKSQNYAHPKFWSGMIPAGDWRGMNP
- a CDS encoding DUF4351 domain-containing protein; its protein translation is PAEQSLGGDLLRLMVLPPVQVVAVGQELLRRIRQDGAPDDYVEWVVETLVRRFPRSTRSKIMEMLGLVELKQTRFYQEVYQEGTQAGEAKGRQEGEMQGRHTEGMTLIVRLLQRKVGSLTPAQVKHIQSLSLEQLESLGEALLDFTVQGDLDDWLESFSTG